A window of Tripterygium wilfordii isolate XIE 37 chromosome 7, ASM1340144v1, whole genome shotgun sequence contains these coding sequences:
- the LOC120001882 gene encoding zinc finger protein CONSTANS-LIKE 16-like, translating into MISNKNLAKAVGGKTARACDSCIKMRARWYCAADDAFLCQACDSSVHSANPLARRHERVRLKTASIKSLDIKNSAPSWHQGFTRKARTPRHAKSVSKKVEGKARNPAPLVPEVGSDENSHEEYEEEQQLLYRVPVFDPFASELCTSTISNEAEAAPTTVVNGGESKVLVGGYGGEGDSCHGFLPSEMDLAEFAADVETLLGRGLENECFGMEELGLVDYKEEETRECSIEKGKVKVEEEDGVHAEVVREHHVDTEIDMTREPFELSFDYDSLATCAEEDEKVEFEEKVVINNGEGEEENRGKKKRKMQLRLDYEAVKTAWANQGCPWTTGSRPDIDADECWPDCMGTCGTATHHPYGYVGGFGGHPAMGDGGREARVSRYREKRRTRLFSKKIRYEVRKLNAEKRPRMKGRFVKRTSFQASAFPLLNKSC; encoded by the exons ATGATTTCTAACAAAAATTTGGCAAAAGCCGTTGGGGGTAAAACGGCTAGAGCCTGTGATAGTTGTATCAAAATGCGCGCACGATGGTACTGTGCAGCTGATGATGCGTTCCTGTGCCAGGCTTGCGACTCTTCGGTGCACTCAGCGAATCCGTTAGCGCGTCGACATGAAAGGGTTCGCTTGAAAACTGCATCTATTAAGAGTCTGGACATCAAGAATTCAGCACCATCGTGGCACCAAGGGTTCACCAGAAAGGCTCGGACACCACGACATGCGAAATCCGTGTCAAAAAAGGTTGAAGGAAAAGCACGGAACCCAGCTCCTCTTGTGCCTGAAGTTGGTTCTGATGAGAACTCACATGAAGAGTATGAAGAGGAGCAGCAGCTTCTTTATAGGGTTCCCGTATTTGACCCGTTTGCGTCGGAGCTATGCACCTCAACAATTTCAAATGAAGCAGAAGCAGCTCCGACGACTGTTGTTAATGGAGGTGAATCGAAGGTTTTGGTAGGTGGGTATGGAGGAGAGGGGGATAGTTGTCATGGGTTTCTTCCATCAGAGATGGATCTTGCGGAGTTTGCAGCTGATGTGGAGACTTTGCTTGGGAGGGGTCTTGAGAATGAATGTTTTGGAATGGAAGAGCTGGGCCTTGTGGATTATAAAGAGGAGGAAACGAGAGAGTGCTCTATTGAGAAGGGGAAAGTGAAGGTAGAAGAGGAAGATGGAGTTCATGCAGAAGTTGTAAGGGAACATCATGTTGATACTGAGATTGATATGACAAGAGAACCCTTCGAATTGAGCTTTGACTATGACTCTCTTGCAACATGTGCTGAGGAAGACGAGAAGGTGGAGTTTGAAGAGAAGGTCGTCATCAACAACGGTGAGGGAGAGGAGGAAAATCGtggaaagaagaagaggaagatgcAATTAAGGTTGGATTATGAGGCGGTGAAGACAGCATGGGCAAACCAAGGGTGTCCATGGACTACTGGAAGTAGGCCGGATATCGATGCCGATGAATGCTGGCCTGATTGCATG GGTACTTGTGGGACAGCAACCCACCACCCTTACGGGTACGTTGGTGGTTTTGGTGGACATCCGGCGATGGGAGACGGAGGGAGAGAGGCAAGAGTGTCAAGGTACAGAGAGAAGCGGCGAACGAGGTTGTTCTCAAAGAAAATAAGGTACGAAGTTCGGAAACTGAATGCGGAGAAGAGGCCCAGAATGAAAGGGAGGTTTGTCAAGAGGACGTCCTTTCAAGCATCTGCTTTTCCTTTACTCAACAAATCCTGTTAA